Proteins encoded by one window of Synechococcus sp. WH 7805:
- a CDS encoding DUF952 domain-containing protein, translated as MTALPILYSFRRCPYAMRARWAILEAGLLVRWREVELKAKPAAMLERSPKGTVPVLVLSDGTTVDESADVIHWALHQADPRDLARRQCLKQQAEIRDLINANDGVFKHHLDRFKYTDRYPGACKEHHQQAGLEILHRWSQRIDGHGGWLLDGGCSLADGALFPFVRQWRIADPQGFDSDQGLKGLRGWLQGFLDNPGFERLMQRADPWAPGGHQPHFPADAIAVPKDQPLFHLALAEDWSQAERCGHYSTSTRGLSLEQVGFIHLSWRDQIPDTFRRFYADAGDVRLLTVDPMQIQAPLRADAVPSGELFPHLYGALPVEAVTSVTSYPSD; from the coding sequence ATGACAGCCCTGCCGATCCTCTACAGCTTCCGGCGTTGTCCTTACGCGATGCGAGCCCGCTGGGCCATTCTCGAGGCAGGCCTCCTGGTGCGATGGAGGGAGGTGGAACTCAAGGCGAAGCCCGCCGCCATGCTGGAGAGGTCGCCGAAAGGGACCGTTCCTGTTCTTGTGCTCTCCGACGGGACGACCGTCGATGAAAGTGCGGATGTGATCCACTGGGCTCTGCACCAGGCTGATCCCCGCGACCTCGCCCGTCGGCAGTGCCTCAAGCAGCAAGCCGAGATCCGTGATCTGATCAACGCCAACGATGGTGTGTTCAAGCATCATCTGGATCGCTTCAAATACACAGATCGTTATCCCGGAGCCTGCAAAGAACACCACCAACAGGCTGGTCTGGAGATTCTCCATCGCTGGTCGCAGCGGATCGACGGCCATGGAGGCTGGCTTCTCGACGGTGGATGTTCGCTGGCGGATGGGGCCTTGTTCCCATTTGTGCGTCAGTGGCGGATTGCCGATCCGCAGGGATTCGACAGTGATCAGGGGTTGAAGGGCCTGCGCGGCTGGTTGCAGGGCTTCCTCGACAACCCTGGATTTGAACGCTTGATGCAACGGGCCGATCCATGGGCTCCAGGGGGGCATCAGCCCCATTTCCCAGCCGACGCCATTGCCGTACCCAAGGACCAACCTCTGTTCCATCTGGCTCTTGCAGAGGACTGGTCGCAGGCCGAGCGTTGCGGCCACTACTCCACCTCAACCCGAGGGTTGTCTTTGGAACAGGTGGGTTTCATTCACCTGTCCTGGCGAGACCAGATACCCGATACCTTTCGGCGTTTTTACGCTGATGCCGGTGATGTTCGCTTGCTCACCGTGGATCCGATGCAGATTCAGGCCCCCTTGCGCGCTGATGCCGTTCCCAGTGGAGAGCTGTTCCCCCACCTCTATGGCGCCTTGCCTGTTGAGGCGGTGACCTCGGTCACCTCTTACCCCTCAGACTGA
- the lipA gene encoding lipoyl synthase, whose protein sequence is MSRYSSIPPRERLPEWLRRSVGDASAIERVQTLVKSNALHTICEEGRCPNRGECYAAGTATFLLGGSICTRSCAFCQVDKGRAPEALNPLEAERVADAVITMELRYVVLTAVARDDLEDHGASLFTSAMEAIRQRNPLIAIEVLTPDFWGGRPDQREGVQVQRQRLKTVLDALPICFNHNLETVERLQGEVRRGATYERSLGLLAAAKELAPEIPTKSGLMLGLGETREEVIQTMEHLRSVNCQRLTIGQYMRPSLAHIPVARYWHPDEFAELGTIARELGFSVVRSAPLVRSSYHAAA, encoded by the coding sequence ATCAGTCGCTATTCCTCCATCCCACCGAGGGAACGTCTACCCGAATGGTTGCGGCGATCCGTAGGCGACGCCTCCGCGATCGAACGTGTTCAGACCCTTGTGAAATCCAACGCTCTTCACACCATCTGTGAAGAAGGACGCTGCCCGAATCGGGGCGAGTGTTATGCCGCCGGCACGGCCACATTTCTGCTGGGTGGGTCCATCTGCACCCGCAGTTGTGCGTTCTGTCAGGTGGACAAGGGCCGGGCCCCCGAAGCCCTGAACCCCTTGGAAGCAGAGCGGGTGGCGGATGCCGTGATCACTATGGAGCTGCGTTATGTGGTGCTCACCGCAGTCGCCCGAGACGATCTTGAGGACCATGGAGCATCCCTCTTCACCAGTGCCATGGAGGCGATCCGACAGCGCAATCCGTTGATCGCGATCGAGGTGCTCACTCCAGACTTCTGGGGCGGGCGGCCAGACCAGCGCGAAGGAGTCCAGGTCCAGCGGCAGCGATTGAAAACGGTTCTGGATGCCCTACCCATCTGCTTCAACCACAATCTGGAAACCGTTGAGCGATTGCAGGGCGAAGTGAGACGGGGAGCGACCTATGAACGCTCGCTTGGATTGCTGGCCGCTGCGAAGGAACTCGCACCTGAGATTCCCACCAAGAGCGGACTGATGCTCGGGCTAGGCGAGACCCGGGAGGAGGTGATCCAAACCATGGAGCACCTCCGCTCTGTGAACTGCCAGCGCCTGACCATCGGTCAGTACATGCGGCCTTCCCTGGCCCACATTCCCGTCGCCCGCTACTGGCATCCGGATGAATTCGCGGAACTGGGGACTATCGCCAGGGAGCTTGGCTTCTCCGTAGTGCGCAGCGCACCACTGGTGCGCAGCAGTTATCACGCCGCGGCCTGA
- a CDS encoding cation:proton antiporter has product MSASIHHMMEHPLGIFALLVAIAVLVPPLTRRLRLPDLVGLLAAGVLVGPHCLQWLDAQGETITLLSDIGAIYLLFTVGLEIDLEEFNRVKNRSVGFGLLVFAFGVATGVGIGQLFGFSLVPSLLLGALMATHTPLGYPIVRSYGAQRDESVIVSVGSTILTDIAALLLLAVALGLGRGNLTAAGMTGLFASIALFSLGVVWAIRWLGRRLWMRSITDENRVFLTVLLALFIASLGAELAGVEKIVGAFLAGLAVNSVLPEGRVKEQVIFVGGALFIPIFFIHLGLLLNLSDLAASVNTLDFTALMLIGALGCKALAAVIAGRWFRYSNNQILLMWSLAMPKVAATLATAFVGFQAGLLDATVLNSVLAVMVVTATLGPTLTTRSVVALMEPDESSSNPILSGSARNETANTRIRAVVRRPLNVVVPISNPDTERRLLTIAARLLKGDDAKSGQLLPLALVSPNLEDARGGLNRALAAARERLKEASVIGNHLSVNTRCLLRLDEDIPGGMSRSALEQGADLLLIGAGRPDRLRNWLFGDLVDGVCRTAHCPVVVVNLKEETETEFRRILVPIKDLSSNAREQFELALRLQGSAGETNGARITLLHIHDPRFNRHDRSWMREELLSWSARDDAEGLDLRIELCEGPGIDRFIHVQSRNHDLVILRSQRRRVAGLPIPASDRTSNLVNQLKCASLVVSDPLH; this is encoded by the coding sequence ATGTCAGCTTCAATACATCACATGATGGAGCATCCGCTGGGCATTTTCGCCCTGCTGGTGGCCATCGCCGTGCTGGTGCCACCTCTCACCAGACGCCTGCGACTACCAGACCTCGTGGGCCTTTTGGCAGCAGGCGTTTTGGTGGGTCCCCACTGCCTGCAATGGCTTGATGCCCAGGGAGAAACCATCACCCTGCTCTCCGACATCGGCGCGATCTACCTGCTGTTCACCGTCGGGCTGGAGATCGATCTCGAGGAATTCAACCGCGTCAAAAACCGCTCGGTGGGATTCGGTTTGTTGGTGTTTGCCTTCGGCGTCGCCACAGGGGTCGGTATCGGCCAGCTTTTTGGTTTCTCCCTGGTCCCCAGCCTGCTCCTCGGGGCTCTGATGGCAACGCACACCCCCCTTGGCTACCCGATCGTGCGCAGCTATGGAGCCCAGCGTGATGAGTCGGTAATCGTCAGCGTTGGCAGCACAATCCTCACGGATATCGCCGCGTTGCTCCTGCTCGCTGTCGCCCTGGGTCTTGGTCGCGGAAACCTCACAGCAGCGGGGATGACAGGGTTGTTCGCCAGCATCGCGCTTTTCTCTCTGGGGGTGGTCTGGGCGATCCGATGGCTCGGACGACGTCTCTGGATGCGAAGCATCACCGATGAAAACCGAGTTTTTCTCACAGTGTTGCTTGCTCTGTTCATCGCCTCACTTGGCGCTGAACTCGCAGGTGTCGAAAAAATTGTGGGCGCTTTTCTCGCCGGACTAGCCGTTAATTCCGTGTTGCCGGAAGGGAGAGTGAAGGAGCAGGTGATCTTCGTCGGTGGGGCACTCTTCATTCCCATCTTCTTCATCCACCTTGGGCTGCTGCTCAATCTCAGTGACCTCGCCGCGAGCGTGAACACGCTCGACTTCACCGCGTTGATGCTGATTGGGGCTCTTGGCTGCAAGGCCCTGGCCGCTGTGATCGCCGGCCGCTGGTTCCGGTACAGCAACAATCAGATCTTGCTGATGTGGTCCCTGGCGATGCCGAAGGTGGCCGCCACCCTGGCCACAGCCTTCGTGGGATTTCAAGCCGGACTGCTTGATGCCACGGTGCTGAACAGTGTGCTCGCCGTGATGGTGGTGACGGCGACCCTTGGCCCGACCCTGACCACCCGCTCCGTTGTGGCGCTGATGGAACCAGATGAGAGCAGCTCCAATCCGATCCTCAGCGGCTCAGCAAGGAATGAAACCGCCAACACGCGCATCCGAGCCGTGGTCCGAAGGCCCCTGAACGTGGTTGTGCCCATCTCGAATCCAGACACAGAGAGGCGCCTTCTGACCATTGCTGCACGCTTGCTCAAAGGAGACGATGCCAAGAGCGGACAGCTGCTGCCCCTGGCCCTGGTCAGCCCCAATCTCGAGGATGCAAGAGGTGGTCTGAACAGAGCCCTGGCCGCGGCACGAGAGCGCCTCAAAGAGGCGTCAGTGATCGGCAACCACCTCTCGGTGAACACACGGTGCTTACTCCGATTGGATGAGGACATCCCTGGCGGCATGAGCCGCAGCGCCCTTGAGCAAGGAGCCGATTTACTTCTGATAGGTGCTGGCCGTCCCGATCGCTTGCGCAACTGGCTCTTCGGCGACTTGGTGGATGGAGTCTGCAGAACGGCGCATTGTCCCGTGGTGGTGGTGAATCTGAAGGAAGAGACCGAGACGGAATTCCGCAGAATCCTTGTTCCAATCAAGGATCTCTCCTCCAATGCGCGGGAACAGTTCGAGCTGGCATTGCGCCTTCAGGGCAGCGCAGGGGAGACCAATGGCGCAAGAATCACCCTCCTCCACATTCATGACCCTCGCTTCAATCGGCATGACCGATCTTGGATGCGTGAAGAACTGCTCAGTTGGTCTGCTCGGGACGACGCCGAAGGACTTGATCTGCGCATTGAACTCTGCGAAGGGCCTGGAATCGATCGATTCATTCACGTCCAGAGCCGTAATCACGATCTGGTGATCCTGCGCTCTCAGCGACGGCGAGTTGCAGGTCTGCCGATCCCTGCCAGTGACCGCACAAGCAATCTGGTGAACCAGCTGAAGTGCGCTTCCTTGGTGGTCAGCGACCCCCTGCACTAA
- a CDS encoding LCP family protein — translation MNYRQRVGIKTLLMAAAGGLAGGFLLAIPLSRALMPDADAPPMIPVSNPFSAWSVFDNREILVLGVDEGGGNTDAIFTVRLEAGRTSITQIPRDSYIDSRSFGPLKANALFARGGADAVKKELSRLMGRPIDHHILVNLEGIRTLSNLVGGVEVDVPKRLYYRDNSQGLLIDLQPGPQVLRGRELEGFLRWRHDGEGDLGRLERQKLVLKSLFSTLTKPQHLLKLPALIKAAGRNLDTDLGAMELGGLITAMGLTELETERLPARPFYRNGISYLETEWPGERPRGSDATESSSWRYRFLF, via the coding sequence ATGAACTACCGGCAGCGCGTCGGAATCAAAACCCTTCTCATGGCGGCTGCCGGAGGGCTGGCAGGAGGATTTCTGTTGGCAATTCCGCTGAGCCGAGCTCTGATGCCGGATGCGGACGCCCCGCCAATGATTCCGGTCAGCAATCCATTCTCGGCCTGGTCGGTCTTCGACAATCGCGAGATCCTGGTTTTGGGGGTGGATGAAGGAGGCGGAAACACCGACGCCATTTTCACCGTGAGGCTCGAAGCGGGCCGAACTTCGATCACCCAAATTCCTAGGGACAGTTACATCGATTCACGCAGCTTCGGTCCGCTCAAGGCCAATGCCTTGTTTGCTCGTGGTGGCGCGGACGCCGTGAAGAAGGAACTTTCACGGCTGATGGGACGTCCGATCGACCATCACATCCTTGTGAATCTGGAAGGAATCCGCACCCTGAGCAATCTGGTGGGCGGCGTGGAAGTGGATGTTCCCAAACGGCTTTACTACCGCGACAACAGCCAGGGTTTGCTGATCGATCTACAGCCGGGCCCCCAAGTGCTCCGCGGCCGTGAGCTGGAGGGATTCCTGCGCTGGCGCCATGACGGGGAAGGAGACCTCGGACGACTCGAACGTCAAAAGCTGGTTCTGAAAAGCCTGTTCAGCACCCTGACGAAACCCCAGCATCTGCTGAAGCTCCCAGCGCTGATCAAGGCGGCGGGCCGCAATCTCGACACAGATCTCGGCGCGATGGAACTGGGGGGGTTGATCACGGCGATGGGTCTCACCGAACTGGAAACCGAACGGCTACCGGCGCGACCCTTCTATCGCAATGGAATCAGTTATCTGGAGACGGAGTGGCCGGGTGAGAGGCCCCGGGGCAGCGATGCCACTGAGTCCAGCAGCTGGCGCTATCGCTTTCTGTTCTGA
- the recR gene encoding recombination mediator RecR, translating to MIDQFERLPGIGPRTAQRLALHLLRQPEEQIHSFANALLAARTEVGQCQTCHHLSAEPICEICRNPERSNGQICVVADSRDLLALERTREFSGHYHVLGGLISPMDGIGPDLLQISSLVKRVAASNTEEVILALTPSVEGDTTSLYVARLLKPFTTVSRIAYGLPVGSELEYADEVTLSRALEGRRAVE from the coding sequence CTGATCGATCAATTCGAGCGGTTGCCTGGTATCGGACCACGCACTGCCCAGCGACTGGCCCTGCATCTGCTTCGCCAACCGGAGGAGCAGATCCACAGTTTTGCCAATGCACTCTTGGCAGCGCGAACGGAGGTCGGCCAATGCCAGACCTGCCACCACCTCAGCGCAGAGCCAATCTGTGAGATCTGCCGCAATCCCGAACGGTCCAACGGCCAGATCTGTGTTGTGGCCGATTCACGCGATCTCCTGGCGCTAGAGCGCACACGGGAATTTTCCGGCCACTATCACGTTCTTGGAGGCCTGATCTCGCCCATGGATGGAATCGGACCCGACCTGCTTCAGATCTCCAGCTTGGTGAAAAGGGTTGCAGCCAGCAACACCGAAGAAGTGATCCTTGCCCTCACACCCAGCGTGGAAGGAGACACCACGAGCCTCTATGTGGCTCGGCTGCTGAAACCTTTCACCACGGTGAGCCGAATCGCCTACGGACTCCCGGTGGGCAGCGAACTGGAATACGCCGACGAGGTCACCCTCAGCCGGGCGCTCGAAGGGCGAAGGGCTGTCGAGTGA
- a CDS encoding rhodanese-related sulfurtransferase, translating into MSLKPPAPSRFLVAAFYAFTPLEGDTLARLLEELPALAAQGNVLGSVLLASEGVNGTISGSDEGVGQLLKRLRSDLQLGNAHFERLQVKFSHCDRQVFRRFKARRKKEIVTMGVPSVDPRARVGTYVSPSEWNAVVDDPDTLLIDTRNRYEVAIGSFEGAVDPGTDSFREFPEWVEKELRPLVESRAPARIAMFCTGGIRCEKASSYLMQNGFPEIHHLQGGILSYLEQIPESASRWRGECFVFDQRVALNHQLQPGQHRLCHACGLPLTPEQRTMESYIPGVQCLHCKDLFSDRDRARFRERQRQWEQQHAGGH; encoded by the coding sequence ATGAGCCTGAAGCCTCCGGCTCCATCCCGGTTCCTGGTGGCTGCGTTCTACGCCTTCACGCCGCTAGAGGGGGACACGCTCGCACGATTGCTGGAGGAGCTTCCAGCACTGGCTGCTCAGGGGAACGTTCTCGGATCCGTGCTGCTCGCATCTGAGGGGGTGAATGGAACCATTTCCGGTTCCGATGAGGGGGTTGGCCAACTTCTGAAGCGCTTGCGGTCTGACCTGCAACTTGGCAATGCGCACTTTGAGCGCCTTCAGGTGAAATTCAGTCACTGTGACCGCCAGGTCTTCCGGCGGTTCAAAGCGAGGCGGAAAAAGGAGATCGTGACCATGGGTGTCCCGTCGGTCGATCCGCGCGCGCGAGTGGGCACGTACGTTTCCCCGTCCGAATGGAATGCTGTGGTGGACGATCCGGACACGCTCCTCATCGACACGCGCAATCGCTACGAGGTGGCCATTGGCAGCTTTGAGGGTGCTGTCGATCCAGGCACCGATAGCTTCAGAGAGTTTCCTGAATGGGTTGAAAAGGAACTTCGCCCGCTCGTAGAGAGCAGGGCTCCAGCTCGGATTGCCATGTTCTGCACTGGTGGCATCCGTTGCGAGAAAGCCAGCAGTTATCTGATGCAGAACGGTTTTCCTGAGATTCATCATCTTCAGGGAGGGATTCTCAGCTACTTGGAGCAGATTCCCGAATCCGCAAGCCGCTGGAGGGGGGAGTGCTTCGTGTTCGATCAGCGTGTCGCTCTCAACCACCAGCTTCAACCTGGGCAGCACAGGCTTTGTCATGCCTGCGGCCTGCCGCTCACGCCTGAGCAACGGACCATGGAGAGTTACATCCCCGGTGTGCAGTGTCTTCACTGCAAGGACCTGTTCTCGGATCGGGATCGTGCCCGTTTCCGTGAACGCCAACGCCAGTGGGAGCAGCAGCACGCAGGTGGTCACTGA
- the psbP gene encoding photosystem II reaction center PsbP yields the protein MRFSLHSSLRTLCALLCILMLTACSGAGAGLNSFKSPDGRYAFLYPTGWTRVAVTGGPQVVFHDLINSDETVSLVVSDVDPDDDLEELGSAVAVGERLRRDVIAPDGSGREADLIEARERESDGHTFYDLEYAVHLQDRDRHELATVVVDRGRLYTLATSTNEERWTKVQGLFESVITSFTLLI from the coding sequence ATGCGTTTTTCGCTGCACTCTTCGCTCAGAACGTTGTGCGCACTGCTCTGCATCTTGATGCTGACCGCTTGCAGCGGAGCGGGGGCGGGGCTCAACTCCTTCAAGAGCCCAGATGGACGTTATGCCTTCCTCTATCCGACCGGGTGGACTCGCGTGGCCGTGACCGGGGGGCCGCAGGTGGTCTTTCACGATCTGATCAATAGCGATGAGACCGTCAGCCTGGTGGTCTCGGATGTGGATCCAGACGATGACCTTGAAGAGCTGGGTAGTGCCGTTGCCGTTGGCGAACGACTCCGCCGGGACGTGATTGCTCCGGACGGCAGTGGCCGTGAGGCAGATCTCATCGAAGCGCGTGAACGGGAGAGCGACGGTCATACGTTTTATGACCTGGAATACGCGGTTCATCTTCAGGACCGTGATCGACACGAGCTGGCCACTGTCGTGGTCGATCGCGGTCGCCTTTACACCCTGGCCACCAGCACCAACGAGGAACGCTGGACAAAAGTGCAGGGTTTGTTCGAGTCAGTGATCACCTCCTTCACCCTGCTGATCTGA